A segment of the Symmachiella macrocystis genome:
TCCACATAGACGTGGCAATTTCCATCGTAGTGTTTAATGACCGGCATTGTCGCTTCGGCGGCGACGCGTTCGATCAGTGCTTTGCCGCCACGTGGAATCGTCACGGAGATCTTGTCGCTCTGCCGCAGAAAATGCCCCACCGCTTCTCGGTCGGTCGTTTCCACGAGTTGGACAGCCTGCTCAGGCAATCCCACATCGCCGAGCGCTTCTTGCAGAATTGCATAAAAAGCTTGGTTGCTGTGAAAGGCCTCTTTGCCTCCCCGTAGAATCACCGCATTGCCGCTTTTAACGCACAGCGCGGCTGCATCGACTGTGACATTGGGCCGCGATTCATAGATGAAAAAGACCACTCCCAGTGGAACGCGGACTTTGAGAACCTCCAACCCGTTGGGGCGGATGTTGCTGTCGATGACCTCCCCCACCGGATTGGACAACGCAACGACTTCCTCAAGTGCTGTCGCAATTCCTTCTAATCGATCGGGCGTGAGTCGCAATCGGTCAACGGCCGCGGCATTCAGTCCATAATCCGGTGCCTGGGCAATGTCCTGTTCGTTGGCGGCCAAAATCTCGTCGCCGCGCGAACGAATCAGCTCCGCTGACCGGCGCAGCCAATTATCCTTTTGACCCCCGCTCGCCAGCGCTAAACCCCGCGCAGCTTGTTGCGCACGTTCAGCGACTTCGCGCGTGTACGATTTTAAGTCCGGTATTTCTGCTGTTGTCGCTACATTCACCGCTGTTTCCACCCGAGTTCCGCTTGTCTTAAAACGTTCGTTTTGAGATCAGCCTGCGCAGAGACCTTCCACGCGTGCATCGATCAGCACTTTCTGGCCTAGCAAATTGACCTCGATTGCTTCATTAGTGAGTATCGAGAAACTCCGACTTTCTGTCAACGCGGCTTAGCGCCTGTCCAGCCGCCGCGCAGGCACAATACTCCGTCCGAAAAGACACAGAAATGGCTGTATGGGTTCCCTCATTG
Coding sequences within it:
- a CDS encoding glutamate-5-semialdehyde dehydrogenase; this encodes MNVATTAEIPDLKSYTREVAERAQQAARGLALASGGQKDNWLRRSAELIRSRGDEILAANEQDIAQAPDYGLNAAAVDRLRLTPDRLEGIATALEEVVALSNPVGEVIDSNIRPNGLEVLKVRVPLGVVFFIYESRPNVTVDAAALCVKSGNAVILRGGKEAFHSNQAFYAILQEALGDVGLPEQAVQLVETTDREAVGHFLRQSDKISVTIPRGGKALIERVAAEATMPVIKHYDGNCHVYVDRAADLDTALRIVINSKCHRPGVCNAAESLLVHRDVAETFLPQMAAKFAEQSVEMRCCERSLPLMPGAVPATREDFADEFLDLIISIKVVDDLQAAIDHIEEFSSRHTEAIVTNDLAASRRFCAAVDSAAVIVNASTRFNDGGQFGLGAEIGISTDKFHARGPCGLRELTSYKYLVQGAGQIRE